The sequence TTTTCGCCAGCAATAAATTTTATGGGATATTTTAAAGTTGTTCCCGAATTCAGATGAACAAATGTTCCGTCAGATAATTGAAGGCGGAATTTTTTTCCGTACGGAATTTTGATCGTGTTGTAAACCAATTTTTCAGGATCTGAACTGTTTTCGTAAACTAACTTATCTCCAGTTTGATTTCCAACAACATTGCCTTTTGAGTCTTTTACAATCGATGAATTTTTTTCAGAAATTACTTGAATATCGCCATTTTCTAATTGAAGGACAATGTCTGTGCTTTTGAAATCAAATTCTTTTTCAGCCGGTTTAGTTGCAAGATTTTGTTTGTAGAAAAAACCAATTCCCAACAAAACAACAACAGATGCAGCAATCGAAATGTATCTTCTATAATTTGATTTTCTTGCCGGCAGTTCGATTACATTTTGATCTTCTTCTTTTTCTTTGGAAGCAGATAAAATATTCATAAAAATATCGTCGGCAGTCTGTTTATCCATTTTTGGCATTTCATCCAAAAGATTTTGAACATCTTCTACTGTCGGAAAATCATCAGTAAGTTGATTTTTTTTATAATAAGCAATTACCTCGTTTGTTTCTTCGGGCGTACATTGGTTCAAAACAAACTTTTGTAAAAGACTTTTTATTTCAGAATTTGAATTCATTACGAATTGTTTTAGGTCGGGATTTTATATAATACAATCGAAATGAAGTTGAGTACTACTCAGATGTTATAAATTTTTCAATTTTAACATTTGAAAGATTAAATTAAATTTCAAACAATTGATTGTCAGTATTTTGACGAATATGTTTTTTTGAAAAAAAATGATACTATAGAATATTTGCCTGCAGATATAAACAGATTTAAACTGGTTTGCACAGATTTTAGTTTAATTTTTTTCGCATTTTTTCAAATATGGCCCGCGGTTTCAACCGCAGGGACGCAATGTAATCACAGCGCAGAATTGTAATCTGAATCGCGATCTGCATCACATACGTCTCTCGCGGTTGAAACCGTGGGCTACATTTTATAATAATTTTT comes from Flavobacterium sp. KACC 22761 and encodes:
- a CDS encoding FecR family protein encodes the protein MNSNSEIKSLLQKFVLNQCTPEETNEVIAYYKKNQLTDDFPTVEDVQNLLDEMPKMDKQTADDIFMNILSASKEKEEDQNVIELPARKSNYRRYISIAASVVVLLGIGFFYKQNLATKPAEKEFDFKSTDIVLQLENGDIQVISEKNSSIVKDSKGNVVGNQTGDKLVYENSSDPEKLVYNTIKIPYGKKFRLQLSDGTFVHLNSGTTLKYPIKFIAGENRQVFLDGEAFFDVAKDKKHPFIVNADNLNVRVLGTHFNVSNYPEDALTDVVLVEGSVGMYQSNQEFDALKNTILKPGFKGSFNKENAKISTKPVLTDIYTSWINGGLTFRNMTFKNIITKLERRYNVTIVNKNEKLANEKFNASFKEESIENVMSYFNDIHGINYTIKDNQILIK